A window of Drosophila subobscura isolate 14011-0131.10 chromosome E, UCBerk_Dsub_1.0, whole genome shotgun sequence contains these coding sequences:
- the LOC117892111 gene encoding putative inorganic phosphate cotransporter, whose translation MTTALTMVKTGGKYANEKLFGVRHVQCILCFFCLAMCYAWRVNLSVALVAMSEPPSVNVTENDTASAVPDDDDDDFGIFKAEYYPFDEGQKSYMLSSFFWGYIVTQVPGGYIAQRYGAKMLLLAGLAAAAILTIISPLALKLGGWIALCAVRFTMGLTQGAVHPATHALLSKWSPANERGMLGTICYSGAQFGTVVMLATSGYIADSFMGWPSIFYLGGACGFVWVVFWYVFSSSTPEEHRFISPEELKFIEESRSDGKMQSADNLAPTPWLPIFTSMPFLSLLVVHCTHMFGFWTLLTQIPSYMKNIYGIDIKESALLSSLPYTVMLLLSFFFVWLSKVLQRNKSLSLSFNRKFFNSIGHWIPMCSLIALGYVPKEDNLLAVVLLTLTVGISAATYLGFQVNHIDLSPNYAGTLMGLTNGAANIMSGIAPLVVGQIVQDPKNVNEWRLVFFLAAAAYFIGNLLFVVFGRTEVQWWDSPEQSVDDVEQGVPLSPNGQDKR comes from the exons ATGACCACCGCTCTGACAATGGTGAAAACAGGAGGTAAATACGCCAATG AGAAACTCTTCGGCGTGAGGCATGTGCAATGCATCCTCTGCTTCTTCTGCCTGGCGATGTGCTACGCCTGGCGGGTGAACCTCAGTGTGGCCCTGGTGGCCATGTCCGAGCCACCCTCCGTGAATGTCACTGAGAATGACACTGCCAGCGCCGTGCcagacgatgatgacgacgattTTGGTATATTCAAAGCAGAG TACTATCCGTTCGACGAAGGCCAGAAGTCGTACATGCTGAGCAGCTTCTTCTGGGGCTACATCGTCACCCAGGTGCCCGGCGGTTACATTGCCCAGCGGTACGGGGccaagatgctgctgctcgctggcctggctgccgccgccatccTCACCATCATCTCGCCGCTGGCCCTCAAGCTGGGCGGCTGGATTGCGCTGTGTGCCGTTCGCTTCACGATGGGCCTCACCCAGGGTGCAGTGCACCCGGCCACGCACGCGCTGCTCTCCAAGTGGTCGCCGGCCAACGAGCGCGGCATGCTGGGCACCATCTGCTATTCGGGCGCTCAGTTCGGAACGGTGGTGATGCTGGCGACGAGTGGCTACATTGCCGACTCCTTCATGGGCTGGCCGAGTATTTTCTACCTGGGCGGTGCCTGCGGCTTCGTGTGGGTCGTCTTTTGGTACGTGTTCTCGTCCAGCACGCCGGAGGAGCACCGCTTCATCTCGCCGGAGGAGCTCAAGTTCATCGAGGAGTCGCGCAGCGATGGCAAGATGCAGTCGGCCGACAACCTGGCGCCGACTCCCTGGCTACCCATCTTCACGTCGATGCCGTTCCTGTCGTTGCTGGTGGTGCACTGCACCCACATGTTCGGCTTCTGGACGCTGCTCACCCAGATCCCCAGCTACATGAAGAACATCTACGGCATCGATATCAAGGAGAGCGCGCTGCTGTCCTCCCTGCCCTACAccgtgatgctgctgctcagcttcttcttcgtctGGCTGTCCAAGGTGCTGCAGAGGAACaagtcgttgtcgctgtcctTCAACCGCAAGTTCTTCAACAGCATCGGCCACTGGATACCCATGTGCTCACTCATCGCCCTGGGCTATGTGCCGAAGGAGGACAATCTGCTGGCCGTCGTCCTGTTAACCCTCACCGTCGGCATCAGCGCTGCCACCTACCTGGGCTTCCAGGTAAACCACATCGATCTGTCGCCCAACTATGCCGGCACCCTGATGGGCCTCACGAATGGAGCGGCCAACATCATGAGCGGCATTGCGCCCCTTGTTGTCGGTCAGATCGTGCAAGATCCG AAAAATGTGAACGAATGGCGACTGGTGTTCTtcctggccgccgccgcctacTTCATCGGCAACCTGCTCTTTGTGGTCTTTGGCCGAACGGAAGTGCAGTGGTGGGACTCGCCGGAGCAGTCGGTGGACGATGTGGAGCAAGGAGTGCCGCTGTCGCCGAATGGCCAAGATAAGCGCTAG
- the LOC117892112 gene encoding putative inorganic phosphate cotransporter, with protein MVFGCFPCCSRTGYQQIGNTGPRFGVRHLQCILVFFGLAVAYSLRVNLSVAIVAMTDRNASNPDFPEFDWNESVKSYLLSSFFWGYVVTQVPGGYLSAIYGAKYMLFFGVLICSCLALLTPFCAITGGWKTVVVLRAVQGLCQGVIFPSTHTFLSKWAPTEERGRLVGYSYSGSQFGTVVMLSVSGYIASSSLGWPSTFYVPGCAGILWSFVWYFYCSSTPAEHPTITPAERRYIESSGQTRRPSDVGREVEPRPRTPWLRILTSGPFLVLVLAHCANNWGFWTLLTEIPTFMKSVLGMDIKSNGPLSALPYFAMILLTCVFIWLSDAMKQRGTILPLGFSRKFFNTLGMWLPMLALIGLGYITEGEANVRLAIALLTLAVATNSATYLGFHVNHIDLAPNYAGTLMGITNCAANFMSILAPLIVGLIVWDERNPAQWRIVFFFTAFVYFMGNLLFMLLGRTSVQDWNTPTRTPTATSAAEQREDVAGDRSPLIEA; from the exons ATGGTGTTCGGCTGCTTCCCCTGCTGCAGCCGGACTGGCTACCAGCAAATAGGGAACACTG GGCCGCGATTCGGAGTGCGACATCTGCAGTGCATTCTGGTCTTCTTTGGCCTGGCCGTGGCCTATTCCTTGCGTGTGAATCTCTCCGTGGCCATTGTGGCCATGACGGATCGCAATGCCAGCAATCCGGACTTTCCT gaGTTCGATTGGAACGAGAGTGTCAAGTCCTATCTGCTGAGCAGCTTCTTTTGGGGCTATGTCGTCACCCAGGTGCCAGGTGGCTATCTCTCGGCGATCTATGGTGCCAAGTATATGCTCTTCTTTGGAGTGTTAATATGTTCCTGCCTCGCCCTGCTGACACCCTTTTGCGCCATCACGGGCGGCTGGAAGACTGTCGTCGTGCTGCGTGCCGTCCAGGGTCTCTGCCAGGGCGTCATCTTCCCCTCAACGCACACATTCCTCTCGAAATGGGCGCCCACAGAGGAGCGCGGTCGACTGGTCGGCTACAGTTACTCGGGCTCTCAGTTCGGCACCGTGGTAATGCTCTCGGTGAGCGGCTATATTGCGTCTTCCTCGCTGGGCTGGCCCAGCACCTTCTATGTGCCCGGATGTGCCGGCATCTTGTGGTCGTTTGTGTGGTACTTTTACTGCTCAAGCACTCCGGCCGAGCATCCAACGATAACGCCAGCTGAGCGTCGCTACATTGAGTCCTCTGGCCAGACTCGCCGTCCATCGGATGTGGGGCGAGAGGTGGAGCCACGGCCGCGCACGCCCTGGCTACGCATCCTCACTTCGGGACCGTTTCTGGTGCTCGTGCTGGCTCACTGTGCCAACAACTGGGGCTTCTGGACGCTGCTCACAGAGATTCCCACGTTCATGAAGAGCGTCCTGGGCATGGACATCAAGAGCAACGGACCGCTGTCCGCGCTGCCCTACTTCGCCATGATACTGCTCACGTGCGTGTTCATCTGGCTATCGGATGCAATGAAGCAACGTGGCACAATCCTGCCACTGGGCTTCTCCCGCAAGTTCTTCAATACGCTGGGCATGTGGCTGCCCATGCTGGCGCTTATCGGTCTCGGCTACATCACCGAGGGCGAGGCGAATGTTCGTCTGGCCATTGCTCTGCTCACCCTGGCAGTGGCCACCAATTCGGCCACATATCTGGGCTTCCACGTGAATCACATCGATCTGGCGCCCAACTATGCAGGCACTCTGATGGGCATCACGAATTGTGCGGCCAATTTTATGAGCATTCTGGCGCCGCTGATTGTGGGTTTGATTGTCTGGGATGAG AGGAATCCTGCACAATGGCGTATCGTTTTTTTCTTCACCGCTTTTGTTTACTTTATGGGAAATCTGCTCTTCATGCTCCTCGGTCGGACGAGTGTGCAAGATTGGAACACGCCAACTAGAACGCCAACGGCAACAAGTGCCGCGGAGCAGCGAGAAGACGTTGCTGGGGATCGGTCGCCGCTTATCGAAGCTTGA